Proteins from one Chiloscyllium punctatum isolate Juve2018m chromosome 4, sChiPun1.3, whole genome shotgun sequence genomic window:
- the cinp gene encoding cyclin-dependent kinase 2-interacting protein isoform X1 — MEASCPSSGFVTPRRKDLNNSSRKIKDSAADWHNSMLKWETLNDAGFSVANKIVNIKISNRRESEVEAFEEEEASSNLEKTKLQYNKELEEACTELLNILHKMTKLVLKMEKLCANMKGILDLHIHQYGETGREMLLFHTWPTKYFYEASVQLTEMYKRELQLKRAIVQEIAHTSNNDLMKVELSAWLYQPYIEEKARLLIESMLLETGHRTL; from the exons ATGGAAG CTTCATGTCCTAGCTCAGGCTTTGTAACTCCAAGAAGGAAAGACTTGAATAACAGTTCCAGAAAAATAAAGGACAGTGCTGCAGACTGGCATAATTCCATGCTGAAATGGGAAACACTTAATGATGCAGGATTCTCAGTAGCAAATAAAATTGTTAATATTAAAATCAGTAACCG GAGAGAAAGTGAAGTGGAAGCATTTGAAGAGGAGGAAGCTAGCTCTAATCTTGAAAAGACTAAATTACAATATAACAAAGAGCTGGAGGAGGCTTGTACTGAGTTGCTCAACATCCTTCATAAAATG ACTAAACTCGTATTAAAGATGGAAAAGCTCTGTGCAAACATGAAAGGAATACTTGACCTTCATATCCATCAATATGGTGAAACAGGAAGAGAAATGCTCCTCTTTCATACATGGCCCACAAAATATTTCT ATGAAGCCTCCGTTCAGTTAACAGAGATGTACAAACGAGAATTGCAGCTGAAGCGTGCAATTGTTCAAGAGATTGCTCACACTAGTAACAATGATCTTATGAAGGTGGAGCTATCTGCCTGGCTGTACCAGCCTTATATAGAAGAAAAGGCAAGACTTCTCATTGAAAGCATGTTATTGGAAACTGGGCACAGGACTTTGTAA
- the cinp gene encoding cyclin-dependent kinase 2-interacting protein isoform X3: protein MEASCPSSGFVTPRRKDLNNSSRKIKDSAADWHNSMLKWETLNDAGFSVANKIVNIKISNRRESEVEAFEEEEASSNLEKTKLQYNKELEEACTELLNILHKMTKLVLKMEKLCANMKGILDLHIHQYGETGREMLLFHTWPTKYFCMVK from the exons ATGGAAG CTTCATGTCCTAGCTCAGGCTTTGTAACTCCAAGAAGGAAAGACTTGAATAACAGTTCCAGAAAAATAAAGGACAGTGCTGCAGACTGGCATAATTCCATGCTGAAATGGGAAACACTTAATGATGCAGGATTCTCAGTAGCAAATAAAATTGTTAATATTAAAATCAGTAACCG GAGAGAAAGTGAAGTGGAAGCATTTGAAGAGGAGGAAGCTAGCTCTAATCTTGAAAAGACTAAATTACAATATAACAAAGAGCTGGAGGAGGCTTGTACTGAGTTGCTCAACATCCTTCATAAAATG ACTAAACTCGTATTAAAGATGGAAAAGCTCTGTGCAAACATGAAAGGAATACTTGACCTTCATATCCATCAATATGGTGAAACAGGAAGAGAAATGCTCCTCTTTCATACATGGCCCACAAAATATTTCTGTATGGTCAA ATGA
- the cinp gene encoding cyclin-dependent kinase 2-interacting protein isoform X2, giving the protein MLKWETLNDAGFSVANKIVNIKISNRRESEVEAFEEEEASSNLEKTKLQYNKELEEACTELLNILHKMTKLVLKMEKLCANMKGILDLHIHQYGETGREMLLFHTWPTKYFYEASVQLTEMYKRELQLKRAIVQEIAHTSNNDLMKVELSAWLYQPYIEEKARLLIESMLLETGHRTL; this is encoded by the exons ATGCTGAAATGGGAAACACTTAATGATGCAGGATTCTCAGTAGCAAATAAAATTGTTAATATTAAAATCAGTAACCG GAGAGAAAGTGAAGTGGAAGCATTTGAAGAGGAGGAAGCTAGCTCTAATCTTGAAAAGACTAAATTACAATATAACAAAGAGCTGGAGGAGGCTTGTACTGAGTTGCTCAACATCCTTCATAAAATG ACTAAACTCGTATTAAAGATGGAAAAGCTCTGTGCAAACATGAAAGGAATACTTGACCTTCATATCCATCAATATGGTGAAACAGGAAGAGAAATGCTCCTCTTTCATACATGGCCCACAAAATATTTCT ATGAAGCCTCCGTTCAGTTAACAGAGATGTACAAACGAGAATTGCAGCTGAAGCGTGCAATTGTTCAAGAGATTGCTCACACTAGTAACAATGATCTTATGAAGGTGGAGCTATCTGCCTGGCTGTACCAGCCTTATATAGAAGAAAAGGCAAGACTTCTCATTGAAAGCATGTTATTGGAAACTGGGCACAGGACTTTGTAA